In one Mycobacterium heckeshornense genomic region, the following are encoded:
- a CDS encoding SRPBCC family protein, translating into MNWCLRKTEHTLSQEVPAAPSQVRAFYADLQNIRLVHPLIVAIRPQARLETTDGYTQAYRITDRIPLGKMVVRISYRARIHVPTHGEVITEARQFPGVRLHGTVAFERFDAGTRVVERLCITAPRPLARLTIRQALDAHVAMLSAICRHFQSPP; encoded by the coding sequence ATGAACTGGTGCCTCAGAAAAACTGAACATACGCTGTCGCAAGAGGTTCCGGCGGCGCCAAGTCAGGTGCGGGCTTTCTATGCAGACTTGCAGAACATAAGGCTCGTGCATCCGCTGATAGTCGCCATTCGTCCGCAGGCACGGCTCGAAACCACAGACGGGTACACCCAGGCTTACCGCATAACTGATCGAATCCCATTGGGGAAGATGGTAGTTCGCATCAGCTACCGGGCCAGGATCCACGTGCCGACACATGGCGAAGTGATCACCGAGGCGCGGCAATTCCCCGGCGTCCGGCTGCACGGAACCGTGGCATTCGAACGGTTCGACGCTGGCACCCGGGTCGTCGAGCGGTTATGCATCACGGCTCCGCGTCCGCTGGCCAGGCTCACTATCCGCCAAGCGCTCGACGCGCACGTCGCGATGCTGTCGGCCATCTGCCGGCACTTCCAATCACCGCCATGA
- a CDS encoding nuclear transport factor 2 family protein, with translation MDDVSRGSDGVVERYLACLGSQDWDGLATTIADQGLVRDGPFCDVVQGKESYIGFLRSVFSGLHGYRLHVRRISRASQRLSFVELTETFEIDGVPTEYPECLVFEQDDDGLISYVSVFIKQPGGVPRVDGGRAGG, from the coding sequence GTGGATGACGTGAGCCGAGGCAGCGACGGTGTGGTGGAACGTTATCTGGCATGCCTGGGCAGCCAGGATTGGGATGGTCTGGCCACCACCATCGCGGACCAGGGCCTGGTCCGGGACGGCCCGTTCTGCGACGTCGTCCAAGGCAAAGAATCCTATATCGGCTTCTTGCGCAGTGTTTTCTCCGGACTGCACGGCTACCGGTTGCATGTGCGTCGGATTTCCCGTGCCTCCCAACGCCTTTCGTTTGTCGAGCTGACAGAGACGTTCGAGATAGACGGTGTGCCAACCGAATACCCGGAGTGCCTCGTGTTCGAGCAAGACGACGATGGCTTGATCTCGTACGTGAGCGTGTTCATCAAGCAGCCCGGCGGGGTGCCACGGGTTGACGGTGGCCGCGCCGGCGGTTAG
- a CDS encoding enoyl-CoA hydratase/isomerase family protein: MAKSEFTMDVEPLNGVTIARFDHPPVNALDLALVDDVVATMRNIEGPVVITGAGKCFSAGVDLRAILDGGREYTDRFITALSSAFLAVFDHPAPVVAAINGHAIAGGCVFAMAADVRVMSAGTIGLTELAVGVPFPVSALEICRYAMGASVARATLQGRTLDVQAASARGWIDEVAGREELISHAVAIARALGEHSPSAYAATKDQLHRPVHAAIDAGADMDAQARTSWLADETRGRIAAFVDTLARDRR, encoded by the coding sequence ATGGCGAAAAGCGAATTCACGATGGATGTAGAACCGCTCAACGGTGTGACGATCGCCCGATTCGACCATCCGCCGGTAAACGCTCTTGACCTCGCGTTGGTCGACGACGTGGTTGCGACAATGCGCAACATCGAAGGCCCGGTTGTGATAACCGGCGCGGGCAAGTGCTTTTCGGCCGGTGTCGACCTGCGCGCAATCCTCGACGGAGGACGCGAGTACACCGACCGCTTCATCACGGCGCTGTCGTCGGCTTTCCTCGCGGTCTTTGACCATCCCGCACCGGTGGTCGCTGCGATCAACGGACACGCCATTGCGGGTGGGTGCGTCTTCGCGATGGCCGCAGACGTCCGAGTGATGTCCGCCGGCACCATTGGCCTGACCGAACTTGCGGTGGGTGTGCCGTTCCCGGTAAGCGCCCTCGAGATATGTCGCTACGCGATGGGCGCCTCCGTCGCCCGTGCAACATTGCAGGGCAGGACGCTTGACGTGCAGGCAGCCTCGGCGCGGGGATGGATCGACGAGGTGGCCGGGCGGGAGGAGCTGATTTCACACGCGGTTGCGATCGCGCGGGCACTCGGCGAGCACTCGCCGAGTGCGTACGCGGCCACCAAGGACCAGCTGCATCGTCCCGTTCATGCTGCGATCGATGCTGGCGCGGACATGGATGCACAGGCGAGGACATCCTGGCTGGCGGACGAAACACGTGGCCGCATTGCCGCTTTCGTCGACACACTTGCACGCGACCGTCGATGA
- a CDS encoding AMP-binding protein yields MNLFTLLGQAAHRFSERGAVYHGERLFCTWDQLRDRSLRLAGSIRQTCPAGARIGVASENRPEIVELLFAIWAAECIAVPINYKLHPREMTQIFDDAGVAQVFASVEIAAGFSAGAAYPIETIGGQGYSERLAVSPATPPCTDPSALAWLFYTSGTTGRPKGAMLTHRNLMAMTLAHLADIDAPDEGCSLVHAAPMSHGSGLYIPAYVLRGARQVVPASCRFEPGEFLDLCDHHPGCSAFLAPTMVQRLVETGRERPRQLRTIIYGGGPMYLQNIKKALAAFGPIFAQIYGQGEAPMTITALRRVDHETADDTILGSVGYPRSGVEVAVLRDDGTRAATGEIGEIVCRGDVVMCGYWNDPAATRETLQHGWLHTGDVGCIDERGYLTLRDRSKDVVISGGSNIYPREVEEALLEHPGVSEACVVGVPDAEWGEIVVAFIVGATKPEDLDAHLLQRIARFKRPKRYVIVEELPKNSYGKVLKRELRRQLV; encoded by the coding sequence ATGAACCTGTTCACACTGCTTGGACAGGCCGCGCATCGCTTTTCCGAGCGCGGCGCCGTGTACCACGGCGAGCGCCTGTTTTGCACCTGGGACCAGTTACGGGATCGCTCGCTGCGATTGGCCGGCTCCATCCGCCAGACCTGCCCGGCGGGCGCGCGGATCGGGGTTGCCAGCGAGAACCGCCCGGAGATCGTCGAACTTCTGTTTGCCATCTGGGCGGCCGAATGTATCGCGGTCCCGATCAATTACAAACTGCATCCGCGAGAGATGACACAGATTTTCGACGATGCCGGTGTTGCACAGGTTTTCGCATCCGTGGAGATTGCCGCCGGCTTTTCTGCGGGTGCTGCGTATCCTATCGAAACGATTGGCGGACAAGGGTATTCAGAGCGCCTCGCCGTCAGCCCCGCCACGCCACCGTGCACCGATCCTTCGGCGCTGGCCTGGCTGTTCTACACCAGCGGAACCACCGGCCGGCCCAAGGGCGCCATGCTCACGCACCGCAACCTGATGGCGATGACACTCGCCCACCTCGCCGACATCGACGCACCCGACGAAGGATGCAGCCTGGTGCATGCCGCGCCGATGTCACACGGCTCCGGACTCTACATCCCCGCCTATGTGTTGCGCGGTGCCCGCCAGGTGGTTCCGGCGTCCTGCAGATTCGAACCCGGCGAGTTCCTCGACCTGTGTGACCACCATCCCGGCTGCAGCGCCTTCTTGGCGCCGACGATGGTGCAGCGCCTCGTCGAGACCGGCCGCGAACGCCCGCGGCAACTGCGGACGATCATCTATGGCGGTGGCCCGATGTACTTGCAGAACATCAAGAAGGCACTGGCCGCATTCGGTCCGATATTCGCGCAAATCTATGGCCAGGGCGAGGCCCCGATGACCATCACTGCCCTGCGCCGCGTCGACCACGAGACGGCCGACGACACGATCCTGGGTTCGGTCGGCTATCCGCGCTCGGGTGTGGAAGTCGCGGTGCTCCGCGATGACGGTACCCGGGCCGCCACCGGCGAAATCGGTGAGATCGTCTGCCGCGGCGACGTTGTCATGTGCGGATATTGGAATGACCCGGCGGCTACCCGTGAGACGCTGCAGCATGGATGGCTGCACACCGGTGACGTCGGTTGCATCGATGAGCGCGGCTACCTGACGCTGCGTGACCGCAGCAAAGACGTCGTGATCAGCGGGGGCAGCAACATCTATCCCCGGGAAGTGGAGGAAGCGCTGCTCGAGCACCCGGGCGTGTCAGAAGCGTGCGTGGTCGGGGTCCCTGACGCCGAGTGGGGCGAGATCGTGGTCGCATTCATCGTGGGGGCAACCAAACCCGAGGACCTGGACGCGCATTTGCTGCAGCGCATCGCCCGGTTCAAGCGTCCCAAGCGGTACGTGATCGTCGAGGAGTTACCGAAGAACAGCTACGGCAAAGTGCTCAAACGTGAACTGCGCCGCCAGTTGGTGTGA
- a CDS encoding alpha/beta hydrolase gives MWLDVTEAVGEPASLAATYYPAAAADPIVLVCLPGGTYNRAYWHLDVPGHYGYNFAAYAAERGYAVVAIDPLGTGESTRPARDISLDDIAAALSCAVAALPEIIGSTTAPIAIAHSLGGYLAILQQAASRCYAALALLGCTNQHVAPLNLDPDFIAAAATAQGRKKLAEQFAGMIPEPYLEASRDWLHSWFHLADVPPAVVEADTATTKSVVPRCFSAAAIPGIVADEAALIEVPVLLGYGAVDVSPEPRAEPRFYRRSPHITTLVVAGSAHCHNMASTRHLLWRQLLAWAGQVGRAADG, from the coding sequence GTGTGGCTCGACGTGACCGAAGCGGTCGGCGAGCCGGCGTCGCTGGCCGCCACCTACTATCCCGCCGCGGCGGCGGATCCGATCGTGCTGGTGTGCCTGCCCGGCGGGACGTACAACCGCGCCTACTGGCATCTGGACGTGCCCGGCCACTACGGATACAACTTCGCCGCGTACGCCGCGGAGCGCGGCTACGCCGTGGTGGCGATCGATCCGCTGGGTACCGGCGAGAGCACCAGGCCAGCGCGTGACATCAGCCTCGACGACATCGCCGCCGCATTGTCCTGCGCGGTGGCCGCGCTGCCTGAAATCATCGGTAGCACAACGGCGCCCATCGCCATCGCGCACTCCTTGGGTGGCTATCTCGCCATCCTGCAGCAGGCCGCATCCCGCTGCTACGCCGCCCTGGCCCTTCTCGGCTGCACCAACCAGCACGTCGCCCCGCTGAACCTCGATCCGGACTTCATCGCCGCGGCCGCCACCGCCCAGGGCCGCAAAAAGCTGGCCGAGCAATTCGCCGGCATGATCCCCGAACCGTACCTGGAAGCCTCGCGTGATTGGTTGCACAGCTGGTTCCATCTCGCGGACGTGCCGCCCGCGGTGGTCGAGGCCGACACCGCGACCACGAAGTCCGTTGTGCCGCGCTGTTTTTCTGCGGCAGCAATACCCGGCATCGTCGCTGACGAGGCGGCGCTGATCGAAGTACCGGTTCTGCTCGGCTACGGTGCAGTCGACGTCTCACCGGAGCCGCGCGCCGAGCCGCGGTTCTACCGTCGCAGTCCCCATATCACCACCCTGGTCGTGGCCGGCAGCGCACACTGCCACAACATGGCGTCAACGCGCCACCTCCTGTGGCGGCAACTGCTGGCGTGGGCCGGGCAGGTCGGGCGCGCTGCCGATGGTTAG
- a CDS encoding class I SAM-dependent methyltransferase: protein MEAARRRGFNDTVTRFWSFAAPAYNFPILQRWVYRPAQDEVIEQLRTHASSRIADIACGTGVLADRIQRELEPDEVYGVDMSDGMLAQARARSDRVQWLKGPAEHLPFDDDALDAVVTTSAFHFFDQPAALREFHRVLAPGGLVAVTALSARQPRLQAPPASRWKPAHHPSPAEMRALFEDAGFTVTEQHRIRRPVWMKILSDLLTVGVKS, encoded by the coding sequence ATGGAAGCAGCTCGACGACGCGGCTTCAATGACACGGTTACCCGGTTCTGGAGTTTTGCGGCCCCCGCCTACAACTTCCCGATTCTCCAACGCTGGGTCTATCGCCCGGCCCAAGACGAGGTAATCGAGCAACTGCGTACCCATGCATCTAGCCGGATAGCGGATATTGCTTGCGGCACAGGTGTTTTAGCTGACCGAATTCAGCGTGAACTCGAACCCGACGAGGTGTACGGGGTCGATATGTCCGACGGGATGCTGGCCCAGGCCCGGGCGCGGTCGGATCGGGTCCAGTGGCTCAAGGGCCCGGCCGAGCATCTTCCGTTCGACGACGACGCGCTCGATGCCGTAGTGACGACGTCGGCGTTCCACTTCTTCGACCAGCCGGCGGCGCTGCGCGAGTTCCACCGCGTGCTGGCACCCGGCGGGCTGGTGGCGGTCACGGCGCTCAGCGCGCGTCAACCTCGCCTACAGGCCCCACCGGCCAGCCGGTGGAAACCGGCGCATCACCCGTCGCCGGCCGAGATGCGCGCACTGTTCGAAGACGCCGGCTTCACGGTCACCGAACAGCACCGCATCCGCCGACCCGTGTGGATGAAGATCCTGTCCGATCTGCTCACCGTCGGGGTCAAGAGCTAA
- a CDS encoding SDR family NAD(P)-dependent oxidoreductase translates to MQVAIVTGASGAIGFACATKLAEAGMTVLGTGRDYGRLNDLETAIGDRDRVATLAVDLTAADAPRRIVDAAVARWGHVDFLINNAGVGSPKPLHETDDETLDHFLGLMLRAPFRLARDVLPHMQPGSAIINITSTFAVVGGLRGGAYSAAKGGLTALTTHIACQYGSRGIRCNAVAPGVIETPMTAPRLRDERFRRLNVEMTPHQRLGTVDDVASTVAFLCSPGGSFINGQTIVVDGGWSSTKYLSDFALASQWSAR, encoded by the coding sequence ATGCAGGTAGCGATCGTCACCGGCGCAAGCGGTGCTATCGGCTTTGCTTGCGCGACAAAACTTGCCGAGGCGGGGATGACCGTGCTGGGGACCGGTCGGGATTATGGTCGCCTCAACGATCTCGAGACGGCTATCGGTGATCGCGACCGTGTCGCCACCCTGGCCGTGGATCTCACCGCCGCCGACGCGCCGCGACGCATTGTCGACGCCGCCGTCGCACGGTGGGGTCATGTCGACTTCCTGATCAACAATGCGGGAGTCGGCAGCCCAAAGCCGCTGCACGAAACCGACGACGAAACCCTGGACCACTTCCTCGGCTTGATGCTGCGGGCACCGTTTCGGTTGGCGCGGGATGTGTTGCCGCACATGCAGCCTGGCTCCGCGATCATCAATATCACGTCGACGTTCGCCGTGGTGGGGGGGTTGCGCGGTGGTGCCTACTCCGCGGCCAAGGGCGGACTGACGGCCCTGACCACTCACATCGCCTGTCAATACGGTTCACGTGGCATCCGGTGTAACGCCGTGGCGCCCGGCGTGATCGAGACGCCGATGACCGCACCCCGACTGCGGGACGAGCGTTTCCGCCGGCTTAACGTCGAGATGACCCCGCATCAGCGGCTAGGCACGGTCGACGACGTGGCGAGCACCGTGGCGTTTTTGTGCTCGCCCGGAGGAAGTTTCATCAACGGGCAAACGATCGTCGTCGACGGCGGCTGGAGTTCCACTAAATACCTTTCTGACTTTGCGCTGGCGTCGCAGTGGTCGGCCCGATGA
- a CDS encoding AMP-binding protein yields MATNTDRYRAARDSALAGDLTWPRITGFFNWATDWFDVIARGNDRTALWIVDDAGGDQRLSFADMADRSDRVAAWLHQLGVGKGDRVLLMLGNQVELWESMLAVAKLGAVLMPTTAALGPADLADRISRGRAGFVIANTADTAKFTTIPGDYRRIAVGAPVDGWYCYADTADIAGTAPVSARTTVEDPMLIYFTSGTTSTPKLVQHSQISYPVGHLSTMAWIGVRPGDVHLAISSPGWAKHAWSCLFAPWIAEATIFVYNYRRFDAVALLDQIRRAGVTTFCAPPTVWRMLIQADLGDKPEQLREIVAAGEPLNANVIAEVARAWGLTIRDGYGQTETTLLIGNLPGRPVKPGSMGAPLPGVPVVLVDPATGQPGDEGEICLDLGARPVNLMTGYPDDGQRPTAGRYYRTGDVARRDADGDITYVGRSDDVFKSSDYKVSPFELESVLVEHPAVVEAAVVPQPDRTRLSIPKAYISLATDWKPNADTARAIMEYVRDRVPPYLRVRCVEFSELPKTISGKIRRVELRRREETAHRAGTPITTEYRYENVVG; encoded by the coding sequence ATGGCGACCAACACCGATCGCTATCGCGCGGCGCGTGACAGCGCACTCGCCGGCGACTTGACGTGGCCGCGCATCACCGGTTTTTTCAACTGGGCCACCGACTGGTTCGACGTCATCGCGCGCGGCAACGATCGCACCGCGCTGTGGATTGTCGACGACGCCGGCGGCGACCAACGGCTGAGCTTCGCCGACATGGCCGATCGCTCGGATCGGGTCGCGGCATGGCTGCACCAGCTGGGCGTGGGCAAGGGCGATCGGGTTCTGCTAATGCTGGGCAACCAGGTCGAACTGTGGGAGTCGATGCTGGCCGTCGCCAAACTCGGCGCCGTCCTCATGCCGACCACCGCCGCGCTGGGGCCCGCCGACCTGGCCGACCGCATCAGCCGCGGGCGTGCCGGATTCGTCATCGCCAACACGGCCGACACGGCCAAGTTCACCACGATCCCGGGTGACTACCGGCGCATCGCGGTGGGCGCCCCAGTCGATGGGTGGTACTGCTATGCCGACACCGCCGACATCGCTGGCACCGCTCCCGTTTCGGCTCGAACCACCGTCGAGGATCCGATGCTGATCTATTTCACCTCGGGGACAACCAGCACACCCAAACTCGTGCAGCATTCTCAGATCAGCTACCCGGTAGGGCATCTGTCGACGATGGCCTGGATCGGTGTGCGGCCCGGCGATGTGCACTTGGCGATCAGCTCCCCGGGTTGGGCCAAGCATGCCTGGAGTTGCCTTTTCGCACCGTGGATCGCCGAGGCGACGATCTTCGTCTACAACTACCGTCGGTTTGACGCGGTCGCCTTGCTGGACCAGATTCGTCGCGCCGGGGTGACGACGTTCTGCGCACCACCGACCGTGTGGCGCATGCTCATTCAGGCCGACCTCGGTGACAAACCGGAACAGCTGCGCGAAATCGTAGCCGCCGGTGAGCCGCTCAACGCCAATGTCATCGCCGAAGTCGCACGAGCATGGGGGCTGACCATCCGCGATGGCTACGGGCAGACGGAAACCACGCTGCTGATCGGCAACCTACCCGGCCGGCCGGTCAAGCCCGGCTCCATGGGCGCGCCGCTGCCCGGAGTGCCCGTGGTATTGGTCGACCCGGCCACCGGGCAACCTGGCGACGAGGGCGAAATCTGTCTTGACCTCGGCGCTCGCCCGGTCAACCTGATGACCGGCTACCCCGACGACGGCCAACGGCCAACCGCGGGCCGCTACTACCGCACCGGTGATGTCGCGCGCCGCGACGCCGACGGCGACATCACCTACGTCGGCCGCAGCGACGACGTGTTCAAGTCCTCGGACTACAAGGTGTCGCCGTTCGAACTGGAAAGCGTTCTCGTCGAGCATCCCGCGGTTGTTGAGGCGGCCGTGGTGCCGCAGCCTGACCGCACGCGGCTGTCGATTCCTAAGGCCTACATCTCGCTGGCCACCGACTGGAAACCCAACGCCGACACCGCGCGAGCGATCATGGAATACGTGCGCGACCGCGTCCCGCCGTATCTAAGGGTCCGGTGCGTCGAGTTTTCCGAACTGCCGAAGACGATTTCGGGCAAAATCCGCCGGGTGGAACTGCGTCGCCGCGAAGAGACCGCACACCGGGCCGGAACACCGATCACCACGGAATACCGCTACGAGAATGTGGTGGGCTAG